A genomic stretch from uncultured Pseudodesulfovibrio sp. includes:
- a CDS encoding dihydroorotase — protein MPKIDFILHRATLDGMEVDIFVADGKIVEIRNSVENLDVGAAAVEEAHGLTLMPSMTDVHVHLREPGYEYKEDVESGLRAAAWGGFSNIMCMANTKPVNDNESVTEMMLDKARKFWPKGPRLFPIGALTKGLSGKELAPMAELAKAGCAAFSNDGVPIKSTKIFRLAVEYASDWDRVVIDHCEDPYMGVAAGVNEGEVSSRLGLPAQPDVAEALQVARDILMAEYLDLPIHLAHISCRKSVDLIRFAKQRGVKITAETAPHYLLFTENYLENEATEYDTNAKVNPPLRTQDDQDAMFEALNDGTIDCLATDHAPHASHEKETEFDVAPCGITGLDTALSTTWQLVRDGKLSRETFIRAWTTAPCSIFNLPVNTFQPGDPADFFLFDEDEEWTVSSQTLHSKGKNTPLLGTTLKGRVKTHFIQGKKIV, from the coding sequence ATGCCTAAAATAGATTTTATACTCCACAGGGCCACGCTTGACGGCATGGAAGTGGATATTTTTGTTGCCGATGGCAAGATCGTCGAGATCAGAAACTCCGTCGAAAATCTTGATGTTGGTGCTGCGGCAGTTGAAGAGGCCCATGGCCTGACATTGATGCCATCCATGACGGATGTGCATGTGCATCTGCGCGAGCCTGGCTACGAGTATAAGGAAGATGTTGAATCCGGACTTCGGGCAGCGGCCTGGGGTGGATTTTCCAATATTATGTGCATGGCTAACACCAAGCCTGTGAACGATAATGAATCCGTGACCGAGATGATGCTCGACAAGGCGCGAAAGTTCTGGCCCAAGGGGCCGCGTCTGTTCCCCATCGGCGCATTGACCAAGGGGTTGTCCGGCAAGGAACTGGCACCCATGGCAGAGCTTGCCAAGGCCGGTTGCGCTGCTTTTTCCAATGACGGTGTGCCGATCAAGTCCACCAAGATTTTTCGTCTGGCAGTGGAATATGCGTCCGATTGGGACCGCGTGGTCATCGACCATTGCGAAGACCCGTACATGGGCGTGGCTGCGGGCGTGAATGAAGGTGAAGTGTCCAGCCGTCTGGGGCTGCCTGCCCAGCCTGACGTTGCCGAGGCGTTGCAGGTGGCGCGGGACATTCTCATGGCCGAGTATCTGGACCTGCCCATTCACCTGGCGCACATTTCCTGCCGCAAATCCGTGGACCTCATCCGGTTTGCCAAGCAGCGCGGGGTCAAAATCACGGCTGAAACCGCGCCGCATTATCTTCTTTTCACAGAGAATTATCTGGAGAACGAGGCGACCGAATACGACACCAATGCCAAGGTCAACCCACCGCTTCGGACGCAGGATGATCAGGACGCCATGTTCGAGGCCCTCAATGACGGTACTATCGACTGTCTTGCAACGGATCATGCCCCACATGCTTCCCACGAGAAGGAAACCGAGTTCGACGTGGCCCCGTGCGGCATTACCGGGCTGGATACGGCTCTGAGCACGACATGGCAGTTGGTCAGGGACGGCAAGCTTTCCAGAGAGACCTTTATCCGCGCCTGGACCACGGCCCCGTGCTCTATCTTTAATCTGCCGGTAAATACGTTCCAACCCGGCGATCCTGCGGACTTTTTCCTGTTTGACGAAGATGAAGAGTGGACGGTCTCCAGTCAGACGCTTCACTCCAAGGGCAAGAACACACCATTGCTCGGCACCACCCTGAAAGGGCGGGTAAAAACCCATTTCATTCAGGGCAAAAAGATTGTATAG
- a CDS encoding aspartate carbamoyltransferase catalytic subunit — MKWLHKDLLDVSQLSKSEVMTIFETAGRFQELQERPVKKVPTLKGRSVILFFAEPSTRTKTSFDVAGKRLSADTFSLAKSSSSLTKGESLKDTALTLQAMAPDAIVIRHWCSGAARFLADRLDCAVINAGDGRHAHPTQALLDSFTLHQEWGDVAGKTILILGDIAHSRVARSNVLLLNKLGAKVRLCAPRTLMPPKVTSWPVEAYSDLNEAVKNVDAVMCLRLQLERQKDGLLPDLREYARTYGLNQKHIDLANQDVRIMHPGPMNRGVEISSDLADCADSLVLDQVSSGVVTRMALLFLYMTRKGEE, encoded by the coding sequence ATGAAATGGTTACACAAGGATCTGTTGGACGTATCTCAGTTGTCGAAATCGGAGGTCATGACGATCTTCGAGACGGCCGGGCGGTTCCAGGAATTGCAGGAACGACCAGTGAAGAAGGTTCCGACCCTGAAAGGACGGTCTGTTATCCTGTTCTTTGCCGAACCGAGCACACGCACCAAGACGAGTTTTGATGTGGCAGGGAAGCGGTTGTCTGCGGACACGTTTTCCCTGGCAAAAAGTTCATCCAGCCTGACCAAGGGCGAGTCGCTCAAGGACACGGCCCTGACATTGCAGGCCATGGCCCCGGACGCCATCGTCATCCGGCACTGGTGCTCGGGGGCGGCCCGGTTTTTGGCTGATCGACTCGACTGCGCGGTCATCAACGCGGGTGACGGACGCCATGCCCATCCTACTCAGGCTCTTCTGGACAGCTTCACTCTCCATCAGGAATGGGGCGACGTCGCGGGTAAAACCATTCTCATTCTGGGTGATATAGCCCATAGCCGCGTGGCTCGATCCAATGTCCTTCTGCTCAATAAGCTGGGTGCGAAAGTTCGACTGTGCGCACCGCGCACGCTGATGCCTCCGAAAGTTACATCCTGGCCGGTGGAGGCCTATTCCGATTTGAATGAAGCGGTCAAAAACGTGGACGCGGTCATGTGTCTGCGCTTGCAGCTTGAGCGTCAGAAAGACGGCCTGCTGCCGGATCTGCGGGAATACGCCCGGACCTATGGATTGAACCAGAAGCATATCGACCTGGCCAATCAGGATGTGCGCATCATGCACCCCGGTCCCATGAACAGAGGGGTCGAGATCAGTTCGGACCTGGCTGATTGCGCCGATTCGTTGGTGCTTGATCAGGTGTCGAGCGGTGTGGTCACACGTATGGCCCTGCTCTTCCTCTACATGACCCGCAAGGGCGAAGAATAA
- a CDS encoding amidohydrolase family protein, producing MVELVRAAKAATMIPGSEPIDDVGILVDQGIIKEVGRYKDLSISHSGPVMDLGDAFLVPGLINAHSHLELAHLRGTCPSGQGFVTWVENLMKQPIFDLDPAALESAGQELKRSGTILVGDIATRFAREMAGMLEASGLFFVVFCEAIGETVPRKTFIPSGDFEAGKISVAGHSLYTTHIDVLRAAKAETLEKGLPFSLHLAEHDEEVAIMAGDGSVFLEILQARGRLLDFEPPQKRPVQQAAALGLLDETTLAVHCVKVTDEDIETVRQSGATVCLCPRSNEFIGVGRAPWEKWFASGTPLCLGTDSLASNHDLDLWNEAVYLQQNFDGELSLDDVLAMMTRNPARIMGAGHILGTLEPGKIAAFAKVPEKVTELF from the coding sequence ATGGTTGAACTCGTTCGTGCGGCCAAAGCCGCGACTATGATTCCCGGTTCCGAGCCCATAGACGATGTGGGCATTCTCGTGGACCAGGGTATCATCAAGGAAGTGGGCAGATACAAAGACCTGTCCATATCTCATTCCGGTCCAGTTATGGACCTTGGCGACGCTTTTCTCGTTCCGGGCCTGATCAATGCCCATTCCCATCTCGAACTGGCACACCTGCGGGGCACATGTCCGTCCGGTCAGGGTTTCGTGACCTGGGTGGAGAACCTGATGAAGCAGCCCATTTTTGATCTCGACCCCGCAGCGCTTGAATCAGCCGGGCAGGAACTTAAACGATCCGGCACTATCCTGGTTGGTGACATCGCTACCCGATTCGCCAGGGAGATGGCCGGAATGCTTGAGGCATCCGGTCTTTTTTTTGTGGTCTTTTGTGAGGCCATCGGCGAAACGGTACCCCGGAAGACATTTATTCCGTCCGGCGACTTTGAAGCCGGGAAGATCTCCGTGGCGGGACACTCTCTCTATACCACTCACATTGATGTACTTCGGGCTGCCAAAGCAGAGACGCTTGAAAAGGGCCTGCCCTTTTCCCTGCATCTGGCCGAGCACGATGAAGAGGTCGCCATCATGGCGGGTGACGGGAGCGTCTTCCTCGAAATACTTCAGGCGCGGGGAAGGCTGCTGGATTTTGAGCCGCCACAGAAACGTCCTGTGCAGCAGGCTGCTGCACTTGGCCTGCTCGACGAAACAACGCTTGCCGTCCATTGCGTCAAGGTTACAGACGAGGACATTGAAACCGTGCGCCAGTCAGGTGCCACGGTCTGTCTTTGTCCGCGCTCCAACGAGTTTATCGGTGTGGGTCGTGCGCCTTGGGAAAAGTGGTTCGCATCCGGCACGCCGCTCTGTCTCGGTACGGATTCACTCGCGTCCAATCATGACCTCGACCTGTGGAACGAGGCAGTGTATCTTCAACAGAATTTTGATGGTGAGTTGTCACTGGATGATGTGCTCGCCATGATGACCCGCAACCCGGCCCGAATCATGGGGGCAGGACATATCCTCGGCACATTGGAGCCCGGCAAGATCGCCGCGTTCGCCAAGGTGCCGGAGAAGGTCACGGAGTTGTTTTAG